The segment GATGTTGAATGAACTTGCTTCTCCCTATGGTGATTGCAATCAAAAATTGGCATTTTATTTCTTACAAGCCCTTTTTTGTAAGGCTACGGATACTGGCTTAAGGTGTTACAAAACCCTAACTTCAGCAGCTGAAAAAAGCAAATCATTTGATTCATCTAGGAAATTGATCTTAAAGTTTCAAGAGGTAAGTCCATGGACAACTTTTGGTCATGTTGCATCAAATGGTGCAATATTAGAAGCATTAGATGGAGAGAATAAGCTTCATATAATTGATATAAGTAACACTTTTTGTACACAATGGCCTACTTTGCTTGAAGCCTTAGCTACACGAAACGATGAAACGCCACATCTTAAGCTCACGGTTGTGGTCATGGAGAGCACCCTAGTGAAGTCTCATGTTATGAAAGAAGTAGCACAAAGGATGGAGAAATTTGCTAGGTTAATGGGAGTGCCTTTTGAGTTTAATGTTATAAGTGGATTGAACCATTTGAAAGAACTCACAAAAGAGAGTTTGAATATAAAAGAAGAGGAAGCATTGGCTGTGAATTGCATTGGAGCATTGAGAAGAGTTGAAGTAGATGAAAGGGGAGCCTTTATAAGAATGATTCAATCACTTAACCCTAAAGTTGTGACAATAGTAGAACATGAGGCTGATTTTTCTAGCACAAGGAATGACTTTGTTAAGTGCTTTGAAGAATGTCTTAGGTTCTACACATTGTATTTTGAGATGCTTGATGAAAGCTTTCCAACAACAAGCAACGAAAGGCTAGTGATCGAAAGGGAATGTTCTAAATGCATAGTTAAGGTTTTGGCTTGTGATAGTGAGATTGGTGATGATCAAGGATATagtgaaagaagagaaagaggaaATCAATGGTGTGAAAGACTTAAGGAATGGTTTACCCCATTTACACTAAATGATGATGCTGTTGATGATGTTAAGGCTTTGCTCAAGAGGTATAAAGCTGGATGGTCACTTGTCCTACCACAAGCAAATCAAGAGTCACCTGGAATTTACTTGACATGGAGAGAAGAACAAGTGGTATGGGCTTCCTCATGGAAACCCCAGGAAAAATCAATGGAGGTAGAGACATGATCAATGAAGATTCATATAGCTGAACAAGACGTGTGTGATGATTATATTACTGAAGATTCATATAGTTGAACTGGACGTGCATGGGATTAAAGCATAGTAATCATATATTGTCATATGCTTATTTAGCTTACAACAAGCTAAAGCTTGATagcatttagtttttttttctctatattttgGGAGCCAACAACATAGATAAGCAAGAGGTTGATctttttttgctttaatttgttttcttttccttttcaagTCTTCTTTTCTTATGGATCTTGCAAACATATAGGACTAGTATTACTAgattatattgttaatttaatttgtattataaTGCTTTGTGTTTGGGAGTTTGTATTGCTTTTTATTCgtttgcttattttttttctcagtTTCTTCTAATTGTTTGAAAGTGTTTGCATGGGTGTACacttttttcaaattatgaGTTTCTTTTTCATTGGATCTTTTTGCTAATTAGAAAAAAAGTGTTTGCCATTTTGCATACCAATCCTTTACAATTAGCCTTGGTGGGGGGACCTCTCCCACTATTAATATAGTAATAAAATTGGAGGTTGTTTTCCCCTTTTCTTATTGGCACTACTTGTTATTACAAAATAGATTTAGATTCCCCTTTTTAAGACTAGAATATAATAGATggaaacaagaaagaaaaaaaatctaactaTTACTCCTTTTTCTCGAATGACCATTAGCGTCCGTTTGGATTGACTGATTTTACGCGtacattttcaagttaaaatagttttaaaatatcttatattatttggataaattttaaaaaaaattgtttataagcATTTAATTTTGATCTAAATCAcaagaatatatcaaaattcattaattaaaatttctaaCTTATGATTGATAAGCCAAAAATCATACTTGAACTTCTTATAAATTCTAATGCAttggaaaaataaatatgtttttctttttttagaaaaatatttgggGTAGAGGGACGGAAACTAGGGACATGATAGATATTATAAGATGGAGAAAAAAAACTCTCAccaataatatgaaaatttagatAATCAATCAACTAACCTAGCCCGTaaggaaaaagggaaaatgtaTGCTAACCTCAATGAATGATTTTTCTAGGAAGAtctatctttttattatttctttttcatttttaattaaaggaaaataaatataatataagataaagataaagaagaagatAGTGAATAAAGGAGGAcataaaaagaggaaaataGAAAAGGACCCATGAGGCATGAGGTGAAATTGGTGGCAAGCATAAACATACCAACTTGATCCCATAATTGCCTTTATGTCTAGTGATATGAATAGCataaatttgattgttttttcaTATTACGTACAATAGCCTCATGCCAACATCAGTTAGTGGCAAACCACTTTTATTGATTTAGATAAGACTTCTACTTAAACTTtgctcatttttatttattttactctttacttacAGCTCTCCTCCTATGCCTCGATTTCAAACCATAACTTAATGAAAAATTAGGAATATTAAAGATACAAAATCAGtcttaaataactaaattatttattaaggaATAATCAAATGAAC is part of the Solanum pennellii chromosome 8, SPENNV200 genome and harbors:
- the LOC107027115 gene encoding protein SHORT-ROOT-like, which gives rise to MEKSLLFTKPTNYKNYLIANKYVHQHHHIHLINMQNPNYHENSSSSRSESPEGIEPVSDAKWAPKLLHECATAISNKDSTKIHHLLWMLNELASPYGDCNQKLAFYFLQALFCKATDTGLRCYKTLTSAAEKSKSFDSSRKLILKFQEVSPWTTFGHVASNGAILEALDGENKLHIIDISNTFCTQWPTLLEALATRNDETPHLKLTVVVMESTLVKSHVMKEVAQRMEKFARLMGVPFEFNVISGLNHLKELTKESLNIKEEEALAVNCIGALRRVEVDERGAFIRMIQSLNPKVVTIVEHEADFSSTRNDFVKCFEECLRFYTLYFEMLDESFPTTSNERLVIERECSKCIVKVLACDSEIGDDQGYSERRERGNQWCERLKEWFTPFTLNDDAVDDVKALLKRYKAGWSLVLPQANQESPGIYLTWREEQVVWASSWKPQEKSMEVET